The following proteins come from a genomic window of Malus domestica chromosome 02, GDT2T_hap1:
- the LOC103406650 gene encoding eukaryotic translation initiation factor 4G-like isoform X4, protein MSFNQSRSDKNETQYRKTGRSASSNQQHRGYSSAYPKGTAAAGGPAPSISSNRSSRKYNNNAQGGQSRASGYVNPQDFGSASAQHGSVQNGAHVQPQLHAPQTAEASAPQRSSRTVPKAPTSQSASVASDTRTPTTPAKPPGDATKGFAFQFGSISPGLMNGMQIPARTSSAPPNLDEQKRDQVRYDSFRAVPSVPVPTVPKQQLPRKDSASIDQPNATEVHMVAKVKKDEQVSHAPPTSQTQKPSTHPMAGMSMPMPFHQPQVPVQFGGPNQQIQSQSMIASSLQMPMPMQLPIGSSQVQQPVFVPGHQPHPMQPQGIIHQGPNLTFTSQMGPQIPQIGNLGISMASQYPQQQGAKFGGPRKTPVKITHPDTHEELRLDKRTDSYSDSGPSAPRTHPSIPPQSQPLPSFAPPHTTHFYANSYNPSSLYYPAPSSHPLTSSHLPPNSQAPRFSYPVSQGSQPVPFINPSSHNTLPVSKSGSLVHNMVDPPNQEHARDVHNISACVPSATIPVVVKPPAGTVGEKAIDPLPNSSTAVEKGELSKPLRQSGEVIQSAGDQNILKSLTVMEKVSASGPATASVEKQVSNPLSSSSVAPTEESVPVVTTTEPRRKETLSRSNSIKDQQKKTGKKGNVQPQLQVVGQSSSTSSVPSHCAQHEANTTLAPVSSASVSESAKEPLSDVSAPTDRSESKTEAIGEGTIPIASEISGPGMIIGTSDSVQRSQLDNSLQPDEQGQLDLTGAEKQAERSLSGNYKQDTKGHGISADSISVEPLESAKVPAEHSVVKATAKESTVATSDPAQGGQGQYESLHAESDGMDASLSGSDRMGGNEVSFSKPSKLEQHSASVQTTELSGRTSKTEGTCEENIGVGGGNIENIGSGGDSLTVSGFRDKHELSRTKSTISKGKKKRKEYLSKADAAGVTSDLYGAYKNPEEKKGIEDTESTMTSLISKQVAIDAPQRDVLGGERDAPVKVEPEDWEDAADISTPELETSDTGEQVHGVEDSDKDGHEHGANKYSRDFLLKFSVQFTELPKGFEIMPDIAEILNANVNTAPYDSLPSPGRIIDRQGGAARLDRRGSGLMDDDRWNKGAAVRTAQGPNFGVLRNPRAPAPVQQHVRGILPGPAHSAGHQGGMQRNNSDADRWQRATNFQPKGLMLSPHTPLQVMHKADRKYEVGKVSDEEQAKQRQLKAILNKLTPQNFEKLFEQVKAVNIDNTTTLTGVISQIFDKALMEPTFCEMYANFCFYLAGELPDFSEDNEKITFKRLLLNKCQEEFERGEREQEEANKADEEGQVKQSKEEREEKRIKARRRMLGNIRLIGELYKKKMLTERIMHECIKKLLGQQQTPDEEDIEALCKLMSTIGEMIDHPKAKEHMDAYFERMKSLSNNMKLSSRVRFMLKDAIDLRKNKWQQRRKVEGPKKIEEVHRDAAQERQAQSSRLARGPGINPSARRGPPMEFSPRGSTMLSSPNAHMGGFRGMPAQARGYGSQDARTDERHSYESRTLSVPLTQRPIGDDSITLGPQGGLAKGMSIRGPPSMSAAPLAEMPPTAGDSRRMTAGSNGFSSLSERTTYNPREDLVPRYMPDRFSGPAAYDQSSAPERNLNFGGRDPRGSDRSFDKTLPTSPPTRAHGAALTQNVPSENVLTEDHLRDKSLAAIKEFYSARDENEVALCIKELNSPSFHPSMISLWVTDSFERKDAERDLLAKLIVNLTNHDGTFSQSQLIKGFETVLSTLEDAVNDAPRAPEFLGLIFAKVILENVVSLNQIGQLIREGGEEPGHLLEVGLAGNVLGNVLEIIMSKKGDSGLNEICKASNLRLETFRPPDPLKSRLLEKFI, encoded by the exons ATGTCCTTCAATCAATCAAGGTCGGATAAGAACGAGACGCAGTACCGGAAAACAGGGCGATCGGCTAGCTCTAATCAGCAGCACAGGGGATACTCATCCGCTTACCCTAAGGGCACCGCCGCCGCCGGTGGGCCCGCCCCTTCCATCTCCTCCAACCGCAG TTCTAGGAAGTATAATAACAATGCACAAGGAGGGCAATCCAGGGCAAGTGGTTACGTAAATCCTCAGGATTTCGGTAGTGCTTCTGCACAACATGGCAGTGTACAAAATGGAGCCCATGTACAGCCCCAATTGCATG CTCCCCAGACAGCTGAAGCATCAGCCCCTCAGAGAAGCTCCCGAACTGTTCCAAAGGCTCCAACTTCTCAATCTGCCTCTGTGGCATCTGACACAAGAACACCCACTACACCAGCGAAGC CCCCAGGAGATGCAACCAAGGGCTTTGCCTTTCAGTTTGGGTCTATAAGCCCTGGTTTGATGAATGGGATGCAG ATTCCTGCTCGAACCAGCTCAGCTCCCCCAAATTTGGATGAGCAGAAACGTGATCAG GTGCGTTATGATTCTTTTAGAGCTGTGCCTTCAGTGCCAGTCCCTACGGTTCCTAAGCAGCAGTTACCAAGGAAAGATTCAGCTTCCATTGATCAACCTAATGCTACTGAGGTTCATATGGTAGCCAAGGTTAAAAAGGATGAGCAAGTCTCACATGCACCCCCTACTAGTCAAACTCAGAAACCTTCTACTCATCCAATGGCGGGGATGTCCATGCCAATGCCATTTCATCAGCCACAGGTTCCGGTGCAATTTGGTGGCCCCAACCAGCAGATCCAATCTCAGAGTATGATTGCCAGTTCACTTCAAATGCCAATGCCTATGCAATTACCAATTGGTAGTAGTCAAGTACAGCAGCCAGTGTTTGTTCCAGGTCACCAGCCCCATCCAATGCAGCCCCAGGGAATTATACATCAGGGACCAAACCTGACTTTTACCTCCCAAATGGGTCCTCAGATACCTCAGATAGGCAACTTGGGGATCAGCATGGCGTCACAATACCCCCAACAACAGGGTGCGAAGTTTGGTGGCCCTCGTAAAACTCCTGTCAAGATTACACATCCAGATACACATGAAGAGTTGAGGCTTGATAAACGAACAGATTCATATTCGGATAGTGGGCCATCAGCCCCCAGGACTCACCCTAGTATTCCTCCTCAATCGCAGCCTCTACCATCATTTGCACCTCCTCATACTACCCACTTTTATGCCAATTCTTACAATCCCAGTTCCCTATATTATCCGGCTCCAAGTTCTCATCCCTTAACTAGTAGTCATTTGCCACCCAATTCACAAGCACCGAGGTTCAGCTATCCAGTGAGCCAGGGTTCCCAACCTGTGCCTTTCATTAATCCATCATCACATAATACCCTGCCTGTAAGCAAGTCTGGGTCCCTTGTGCACAATATGGTGGATCCACCTAACCAGGAACACGCACGCGATGTACATAATATAAGTGCCTGTGTTCCATCAGCAACTATTCCTGTTGTAGTTAAACCACCTGCTGGAACTGTTGGAGAGAAGGCTATCGACCCATTGCCAAACAGCTCAACTGCTGTTGAAAAAGGTGAATTATCGAAGCCTTTGAGACAATCGGGAGAAGTTATCCAATCTGCAGGTGACCAAAACATCCTCAAATCATTGACGGTGATGGAAAAAGTATCTGCAAGTGGACCTGCTACTGCTTCAGTTGAAAAACAGGTATCAAATCCTTTGTCCTCTTCTTCAGTTGCTCCAACTGAGGAGTCTGTGCCAGTTGTGACCACCACTGAACCCAGAAGAAAGGAAACTCTTAGTCGGTCCAACTCAATTAAAGATCAGCAAAAGAAGACAGGGAAGAAAGGAAATGTTCAACCACAGCTTCAG GTTGTTGGGCAGTCTAGCTCTACATCAAGCGTTCCGTCTCATTGTGCACAACATG AAGCTAATACAACTCTTGCTCCAGTAAGCAGTGCATCTGTGTCAGAGTCAGCGAAGGAACCACTGTCAGATGTTAGTGCTCCTACTGATCGTTCTGAATCAAAGACTGAAGCTATTGGGGAAGGCACTATTCCCATCGCTTCTGAAATATCTGGTCCTGGGATGATTATTGGTACTTCAGATTCTGTTCAACGTAGTCAACTAGACAATTCTTTACAACCAGATGAACAAGGACAACTTGACTTGACGGGGGCAGAAAAACAGGCAGAACGAAGTTTGTCTGGAAATTACAAACAGGATACTAAAGGTCATGGTATTTCTGCGGATTCTATTTCCGTAGAACCTCTGGAATCTGCTAAAGTACCTGCAGAGCATTCTGTTGTGAAGGCAACAGCTAAAGAAAGTACAGTTGCAACCTCAGACCCTGCACAAGGAGGACAGGGCCAATATGAAAGTCTCCATGCAGAATCTGACGGAATGGATGCCTCTTTAAGCGGAAGTGATAGAATGGGTGGCAATGAAGTTTCTTTTTCAAAACCCAGCAAATTAGAGCAGCATTCTGCTTCTGTTCAAACTACCGAACTTTCAGGCAGAACTTCAAAAACTGAAGGTACATGTGAGGAGAATATTGGTGTTGGTGGGGGAAATATTGAGAATATTGGTAGTGGTGGGGATTCTCTTACAGTGTCAGGCTTCAGGGACAAACATGAACTGAGTAGAACTAAGAGTACTATTTCAaaggggaagaagaaaagaaaagaatatctGTCTAAGGCAGATGCTGCTGGCGTGACCTCTGATCTTTATGGGGCATACAAGAACCCTGAAGAAAAGAAGGGTATTGAAGACACCGAAAGTACTATGACCAGTTTAATTTCAAAGCAGGTAGCTATTGATGCTCCTCAGCGAGATGTTTTAGGGGGGGAGAGAGATGCACCAGTTAAAGTTGAGCCAGAGGATTGGGAAGATGCTGCTGACATCTCTACCCCAGAACTGGAAACCTCAGATACTGGAGAGCAGGTCCATGGAGTGGAGGATTCTGACAAAGATGGACATGAACATGGGGCGAATAAATATTCCAGAGATTTCCTTTTGAAGTTTTCTGTGCAATTTACTGAGCTTCCAAAAGGTTTTGAAATTATGCCTGATATAGCAGAGATCTTGAATGCTAATGTGAATACTGCTCCTTATGATTCACTCCCTAGTCCGGGAAGAATTATTGACAGGCAAGGAGGGGCCGCAAGACTTGACCGTCGCGGAAGTGGATTGATGGATGATGATAGATGGAATAAGGGAGCTGCTGTCCGAACTGCCCAAGGGCCaaattttggtgttttgagGAATCCACGTGCACCAGCACCAGTTCAGCAGCATGTTAGAGGGATCCTGCCTGGGCCTGCTCACTCTGCTGGCCATCAGGGAGGGATGCAAAGAAATAATTCTGATGCTGACAGGTGGCAGAGAGCTACGAATTTTCAACCAAAGGGCTTGATGCTATCTCCTCATACTCCATTACAGGTGATGCACAAAGCTGACAGGAAGTATGAGGTGGGTAAAGTGAGTGATGAAGAGCAGGCCAAGCAAAGGCAGTTAAAGGCTATACTAAACAAGTTAACtccacaaaattttgaaaaacttttcgaGCAAGTAAAAGCTGTTAATATAGATAATACAACGACTCTAACTGGTGTCATTTCACAGATCTTTGACAAGGCTCTTATGGAGCCTACTTTCTGTGAGATGTATGCTAACTTCTGTTTTTATCTTGCCGGAGAGTTACCTGATTTCAGTGAAGACAATGAAAAGATTACTTTTAAGAGATTGCTTTTGAACAAGTGCCAGGAGGAATTTGAGaggggagaaagagagcaagaggaggccaATAAGGCTGATGAGGAGGGTCAGGTGAAACAGtctaaagaagaaagagaggagaAAAGAATTAAAGCGCGAAGACGAATGTTGGGTAATATTAGATTAATTGGGGAGctttacaaaaagaaaatgtTGACCGAGAGAATAATGCACGAATGCATTAAAAAGTTGTTAGGTCAGCAACAGACTCCAGATGAGGAAGATATTGAAGCTTTGTGCAAACTAATGAGCACAATTGGGGAGATGATTGATCATCCGAAGGCCAAGGAGCACATGGATGCATATTTTGAAAGAATGAAAAGCTTATCGAATAACATGAAATTATCTTCTAGAGTTAGGTTCATGTTGAAGGACGCAATTGATTTGAGAAAGAATAAATGGCAGCAGAGGAGGAAAGTTGAAGGACCAAAAAAGATTGAGGAAGTGCACAGAGATGCTGCACAAGAACGGCAGGCACAGTCTAGTAGGCTGGCCCGTGGTCCTGGAATCAACCCATCAGCTAGAAGGGGGCCTCCTATGGAATTCAGTCCGAGAGGATCGACTATGTTATCTTCACCTAATGCCCATATGGGTGGTTTCCGTGGGATGCCTGCTCAGGCTCGTGGTTATGGCAGTCAGGATGCCCGCACAGATGAAAGACATTCTTATGAGAGTAGGACCTTGTCAGTTCCCTTGACTCAAAGACCCATTGGTGATGATTCTATTACTTTGGGTCCCCAGGGTGGTCTTGCCAAAGGAATGTCCATCAGAGGACCACCATCAATGTCAGCTGCTCCTTTGGCTGAGATGCCTCCCACTGCTGGAGACTCTAGGAGGATGACTGCTGGTTCGAATGGTTTCAGTTCTCTTTCAGAGCGGACAACTTACAATCCAAGGGAGGATCTTGTGCCAAGATATATGCCAGATAGATTTTCAGGTCCAGCTGCTTATGATCAGTCAAGTGCGCCAGAGCGTAATTTAAATTTTGGTGGTAGGGACCCTAGGGGTTCAGATCGTAGTTTTGATAAAACTCTTCCAACTTCACCACCCACACGTGCACATGGAGcagctttaacacaaaatgttCCATCAGAAAATGTGTTGACTGAAGACCATCTTAGAGATAAGTCTTTGGCAGCAATTAAAGAATTTTACAG TGCTCGAGACGAGAATGAGGTTGCTTTATGCATTAAAGAATTGAACTCACCAAGCTTCCATCCGTCAATGATCTCTCTTTGGGTCACAGACTCTTTTGAGAGGAAGGATGCAGAGAGAGATCTCTTGGCAAAGCTTATAGTCAACCTTACAAACCATGATGGAACATTTAGTCAATCTCAGCTCATCAAAGG GTTTGAAACTGTTCTGTCAACCTTAGAGGATGCCGTGAATGATGCTCCGAGAGCACCAGAGTTTCTTGGCCTTATCTTTGCCAAAGTCATTTTAGAAAATGTCGTTTCCTTGAATCAGATTGGCCAATTAATACGTGAAGGTGGAGAGGAGCCAGGGCATCTTCTGGAAGTTGGGCTTGCAGGCAACGTTCTTGGGAATGTATTGGAGATTATCATGTCAAAGAAAGGAGATAGCGGTTTGAACGAGATCTGCAAGGCCTCCAACTTACGGTTGGAGACTTTTCGGCCCCCAGATCCTCTCAAATCAAGGTTACTAGAGAAATTTATTTAG
- the LOC103406650 gene encoding eukaryotic translation initiation factor 4G-like isoform X2: protein MSFNQSRSDKNETQYRKTGRSASSNQQHRGYSSAYPKGTAAAGGPAPSISSNRSSRKYNNNAQGGQSRASGYVNPQDFGSASAQHGSVQNGAHVQPQLHAPQTAEASAPQRSSRTVPKAPTSQSASVASDTRTPTTPAKPPGDATKGFAFQFGSISPGLMNGMQIPARTSSAPPNLDEQKRDQVRYDSFRAVPSVPVPTVPKQQLPRKDSASIDQPNATEVHMVAKVKKDEQVSHAPPTSQTQKPSTHPMAGMSMPMPFHQPQVPVQFGGPNQQIQSQSMIASSLQMPMPMQLPIGSSQVQQPVFVPGHQPHPMQPQGIIHQGPNLTFTSQMGPQIPQIGNLGISMASQYPQQQGAKFGGPRKTPVKITHPDTHEELRLDKRTDSYSDSGPSAPRTHPSIPPQSQPLPSFAPPHTTHFYANSYNPSSLYYPAPSSHPLTSSHLPPNSQAPRFSYPVSQGSQPVPFINPSSHNTLPVSKSGSLVHNMVDPPNQEHARDVHNISACVPSATIPVVVKPPAGTVGEKAIDPLPNSSTAVEKGELSKPLRQSGEVIQSAGDQNILKSLTVMEKVSASGPATASVEKQVSNPLSSSSVAPTEESVPVVTTTEPRRKETLSRSNSIKDQQKKTGKKGNVQPQLQVVGQSSSTSSVPSHCAQHGIPSSSDVSGTVEANTTLAPVSSASVSESAKEPLSDVSAPTDRSESKTEAIGEGTIPIASEISGPGMIIGTSDSVQRSQLDNSLQPDEQGQLDLTGAEKQAERSLSGNYKQDTKGHGISADSISVEPLESAKVPAEHSVVKATAKESTVATSDPAQGGQGQYESLHAESDGMDASLSGSDRMGGNEVSFSKPSKLEQHSASVQTTELSGRTSKTEGTCEENIGVGGGNIENIGSGGDSLTVSGFRDKHELSRTKSTISKGKKKRKEYLSKADAAGVTSDLYGAYKNPEEKKGIEDTESTMTSLISKQVAIDAPQRDVLGGERDAPVKVEPEDWEDAADISTPELETSDTGEQVHGVEDSDKDGHEHGANKYSRDFLLKFSVQFTELPKGFEIMPDIAEILNANVNTAPYDSLPSPGRIIDRQGGAARLDRRGSGLMDDDRWNKGAAVRTAQGPNFGVLRNPRAPAPVQQHVRGILPGPAHSAGHQGGMQRNNSDADRWQRATNFQPKGLMLSPHTPLQVMHKADRKYEVGKVSDEEQAKQRQLKAILNKLTPQNFEKLFEQVKAVNIDNTTTLTGVISQIFDKALMEPTFCEMYANFCFYLAGELPDFSEDNEKITFKRLLLNKCQEEFERGEREQEEANKADEEGQVKQSKEEREEKRIKARRRMLGNIRLIGELYKKKMLTERIMHECIKKLLGQQQTPDEEDIEALCKLMSTIGEMIDHPKAKEHMDAYFERMKSLSNNMKLSSRVRFMLKDAIDLRKNKWQQRRKVEGPKKIEEVHRDAAQERQAQSSRLARGPGINPSARRGPPMEFSPRGSTMLSSPNAHMGGFRGMPAQARGYGSQDARTDERHSYESRTLSVPLTQRPIGDDSITLGPQGGLAKGMSIRGPPSMSAAPLAEMPPTAGDSRRMTAGSNGFSSLSERTTYNPREDLVPRYMPDRFSGPAAYDQSSAPERNLNFGGRDPRGSDRSFDKTLPTSPPTRAHGAALTQNVPSENVLTEDHLRDKSLAAIKEFYSARDENEVALCIKELNSPSFHPSMISLWVTDSFERKDAERDLLAKLIVNLTNHDGTFSQSQLIKGFETVLSTLEDAVNDAPRAPEFLGLIFAKVILENVVSLNQIGQLIREGGEEPGHLLEVGLAGNVLGNVLEIIMSKKGDSGLNEICKASNLRLETFRPPDPLKSRLLEKFI, encoded by the exons ATGTCCTTCAATCAATCAAGGTCGGATAAGAACGAGACGCAGTACCGGAAAACAGGGCGATCGGCTAGCTCTAATCAGCAGCACAGGGGATACTCATCCGCTTACCCTAAGGGCACCGCCGCCGCCGGTGGGCCCGCCCCTTCCATCTCCTCCAACCGCAG TTCTAGGAAGTATAATAACAATGCACAAGGAGGGCAATCCAGGGCAAGTGGTTACGTAAATCCTCAGGATTTCGGTAGTGCTTCTGCACAACATGGCAGTGTACAAAATGGAGCCCATGTACAGCCCCAATTGCATG CTCCCCAGACAGCTGAAGCATCAGCCCCTCAGAGAAGCTCCCGAACTGTTCCAAAGGCTCCAACTTCTCAATCTGCCTCTGTGGCATCTGACACAAGAACACCCACTACACCAGCGAAGC CCCCAGGAGATGCAACCAAGGGCTTTGCCTTTCAGTTTGGGTCTATAAGCCCTGGTTTGATGAATGGGATGCAG ATTCCTGCTCGAACCAGCTCAGCTCCCCCAAATTTGGATGAGCAGAAACGTGATCAG GTGCGTTATGATTCTTTTAGAGCTGTGCCTTCAGTGCCAGTCCCTACGGTTCCTAAGCAGCAGTTACCAAGGAAAGATTCAGCTTCCATTGATCAACCTAATGCTACTGAGGTTCATATGGTAGCCAAGGTTAAAAAGGATGAGCAAGTCTCACATGCACCCCCTACTAGTCAAACTCAGAAACCTTCTACTCATCCAATGGCGGGGATGTCCATGCCAATGCCATTTCATCAGCCACAGGTTCCGGTGCAATTTGGTGGCCCCAACCAGCAGATCCAATCTCAGAGTATGATTGCCAGTTCACTTCAAATGCCAATGCCTATGCAATTACCAATTGGTAGTAGTCAAGTACAGCAGCCAGTGTTTGTTCCAGGTCACCAGCCCCATCCAATGCAGCCCCAGGGAATTATACATCAGGGACCAAACCTGACTTTTACCTCCCAAATGGGTCCTCAGATACCTCAGATAGGCAACTTGGGGATCAGCATGGCGTCACAATACCCCCAACAACAGGGTGCGAAGTTTGGTGGCCCTCGTAAAACTCCTGTCAAGATTACACATCCAGATACACATGAAGAGTTGAGGCTTGATAAACGAACAGATTCATATTCGGATAGTGGGCCATCAGCCCCCAGGACTCACCCTAGTATTCCTCCTCAATCGCAGCCTCTACCATCATTTGCACCTCCTCATACTACCCACTTTTATGCCAATTCTTACAATCCCAGTTCCCTATATTATCCGGCTCCAAGTTCTCATCCCTTAACTAGTAGTCATTTGCCACCCAATTCACAAGCACCGAGGTTCAGCTATCCAGTGAGCCAGGGTTCCCAACCTGTGCCTTTCATTAATCCATCATCACATAATACCCTGCCTGTAAGCAAGTCTGGGTCCCTTGTGCACAATATGGTGGATCCACCTAACCAGGAACACGCACGCGATGTACATAATATAAGTGCCTGTGTTCCATCAGCAACTATTCCTGTTGTAGTTAAACCACCTGCTGGAACTGTTGGAGAGAAGGCTATCGACCCATTGCCAAACAGCTCAACTGCTGTTGAAAAAGGTGAATTATCGAAGCCTTTGAGACAATCGGGAGAAGTTATCCAATCTGCAGGTGACCAAAACATCCTCAAATCATTGACGGTGATGGAAAAAGTATCTGCAAGTGGACCTGCTACTGCTTCAGTTGAAAAACAGGTATCAAATCCTTTGTCCTCTTCTTCAGTTGCTCCAACTGAGGAGTCTGTGCCAGTTGTGACCACCACTGAACCCAGAAGAAAGGAAACTCTTAGTCGGTCCAACTCAATTAAAGATCAGCAAAAGAAGACAGGGAAGAAAGGAAATGTTCAACCACAGCTTCAG GTTGTTGGGCAGTCTAGCTCTACATCAAGCGTTCCGTCTCATTGTGCACAACATGGTATACCTTCTAGTAGTGATGTTTCTGGAACTGTAGAAGCTAATACAACTCTTGCTCCAGTAAGCAGTGCATCTGTGTCAGAGTCAGCGAAGGAACCACTGTCAGATGTTAGTGCTCCTACTGATCGTTCTGAATCAAAGACTGAAGCTATTGGGGAAGGCACTATTCCCATCGCTTCTGAAATATCTGGTCCTGGGATGATTATTGGTACTTCAGATTCTGTTCAACGTAGTCAACTAGACAATTCTTTACAACCAGATGAACAAGGACAACTTGACTTGACGGGGGCAGAAAAACAGGCAGAACGAAGTTTGTCTGGAAATTACAAACAGGATACTAAAGGTCATGGTATTTCTGCGGATTCTATTTCCGTAGAACCTCTGGAATCTGCTAAAGTACCTGCAGAGCATTCTGTTGTGAAGGCAACAGCTAAAGAAAGTACAGTTGCAACCTCAGACCCTGCACAAGGAGGACAGGGCCAATATGAAAGTCTCCATGCAGAATCTGACGGAATGGATGCCTCTTTAAGCGGAAGTGATAGAATGGGTGGCAATGAAGTTTCTTTTTCAAAACCCAGCAAATTAGAGCAGCATTCTGCTTCTGTTCAAACTACCGAACTTTCAGGCAGAACTTCAAAAACTGAAGGTACATGTGAGGAGAATATTGGTGTTGGTGGGGGAAATATTGAGAATATTGGTAGTGGTGGGGATTCTCTTACAGTGTCAGGCTTCAGGGACAAACATGAACTGAGTAGAACTAAGAGTACTATTTCAaaggggaagaagaaaagaaaagaatatctGTCTAAGGCAGATGCTGCTGGCGTGACCTCTGATCTTTATGGGGCATACAAGAACCCTGAAGAAAAGAAGGGTATTGAAGACACCGAAAGTACTATGACCAGTTTAATTTCAAAGCAGGTAGCTATTGATGCTCCTCAGCGAGATGTTTTAGGGGGGGAGAGAGATGCACCAGTTAAAGTTGAGCCAGAGGATTGGGAAGATGCTGCTGACATCTCTACCCCAGAACTGGAAACCTCAGATACTGGAGAGCAGGTCCATGGAGTGGAGGATTCTGACAAAGATGGACATGAACATGGGGCGAATAAATATTCCAGAGATTTCCTTTTGAAGTTTTCTGTGCAATTTACTGAGCTTCCAAAAGGTTTTGAAATTATGCCTGATATAGCAGAGATCTTGAATGCTAATGTGAATACTGCTCCTTATGATTCACTCCCTAGTCCGGGAAGAATTATTGACAGGCAAGGAGGGGCCGCAAGACTTGACCGTCGCGGAAGTGGATTGATGGATGATGATAGATGGAATAAGGGAGCTGCTGTCCGAACTGCCCAAGGGCCaaattttggtgttttgagGAATCCACGTGCACCAGCACCAGTTCAGCAGCATGTTAGAGGGATCCTGCCTGGGCCTGCTCACTCTGCTGGCCATCAGGGAGGGATGCAAAGAAATAATTCTGATGCTGACAGGTGGCAGAGAGCTACGAATTTTCAACCAAAGGGCTTGATGCTATCTCCTCATACTCCATTACAGGTGATGCACAAAGCTGACAGGAAGTATGAGGTGGGTAAAGTGAGTGATGAAGAGCAGGCCAAGCAAAGGCAGTTAAAGGCTATACTAAACAAGTTAACtccacaaaattttgaaaaacttttcgaGCAAGTAAAAGCTGTTAATATAGATAATACAACGACTCTAACTGGTGTCATTTCACAGATCTTTGACAAGGCTCTTATGGAGCCTACTTTCTGTGAGATGTATGCTAACTTCTGTTTTTATCTTGCCGGAGAGTTACCTGATTTCAGTGAAGACAATGAAAAGATTACTTTTAAGAGATTGCTTTTGAACAAGTGCCAGGAGGAATTTGAGaggggagaaagagagcaagaggaggccaATAAGGCTGATGAGGAGGGTCAGGTGAAACAGtctaaagaagaaagagaggagaAAAGAATTAAAGCGCGAAGACGAATGTTGGGTAATATTAGATTAATTGGGGAGctttacaaaaagaaaatgtTGACCGAGAGAATAATGCACGAATGCATTAAAAAGTTGTTAGGTCAGCAACAGACTCCAGATGAGGAAGATATTGAAGCTTTGTGCAAACTAATGAGCACAATTGGGGAGATGATTGATCATCCGAAGGCCAAGGAGCACATGGATGCATATTTTGAAAGAATGAAAAGCTTATCGAATAACATGAAATTATCTTCTAGAGTTAGGTTCATGTTGAAGGACGCAATTGATTTGAGAAAGAATAAATGGCAGCAGAGGAGGAAAGTTGAAGGACCAAAAAAGATTGAGGAAGTGCACAGAGATGCTGCACAAGAACGGCAGGCACAGTCTAGTAGGCTGGCCCGTGGTCCTGGAATCAACCCATCAGCTAGAAGGGGGCCTCCTATGGAATTCAGTCCGAGAGGATCGACTATGTTATCTTCACCTAATGCCCATATGGGTGGTTTCCGTGGGATGCCTGCTCAGGCTCGTGGTTATGGCAGTCAGGATGCCCGCACAGATGAAAGACATTCTTATGAGAGTAGGACCTTGTCAGTTCCCTTGACTCAAAGACCCATTGGTGATGATTCTATTACTTTGGGTCCCCAGGGTGGTCTTGCCAAAGGAATGTCCATCAGAGGACCACCATCAATGTCAGCTGCTCCTTTGGCTGAGATGCCTCCCACTGCTGGAGACTCTAGGAGGATGACTGCTGGTTCGAATGGTTTCAGTTCTCTTTCAGAGCGGACAACTTACAATCCAAGGGAGGATCTTGTGCCAAGATATATGCCAGATAGATTTTCAGGTCCAGCTGCTTATGATCAGTCAAGTGCGCCAGAGCGTAATTTAAATTTTGGTGGTAGGGACCCTAGGGGTTCAGATCGTAGTTTTGATAAAACTCTTCCAACTTCACCACCCACACGTGCACATGGAGcagctttaacacaaaatgttCCATCAGAAAATGTGTTGACTGAAGACCATCTTAGAGATAAGTCTTTGGCAGCAATTAAAGAATTTTACAG TGCTCGAGACGAGAATGAGGTTGCTTTATGCATTAAAGAATTGAACTCACCAAGCTTCCATCCGTCAATGATCTCTCTTTGGGTCACAGACTCTTTTGAGAGGAAGGATGCAGAGAGAGATCTCTTGGCAAAGCTTATAGTCAACCTTACAAACCATGATGGAACATTTAGTCAATCTCAGCTCATCAAAGG GTTTGAAACTGTTCTGTCAACCTTAGAGGATGCCGTGAATGATGCTCCGAGAGCACCAGAGTTTCTTGGCCTTATCTTTGCCAAAGTCATTTTAGAAAATGTCGTTTCCTTGAATCAGATTGGCCAATTAATACGTGAAGGTGGAGAGGAGCCAGGGCATCTTCTGGAAGTTGGGCTTGCAGGCAACGTTCTTGGGAATGTATTGGAGATTATCATGTCAAAGAAAGGAGATAGCGGTTTGAACGAGATCTGCAAGGCCTCCAACTTACGGTTGGAGACTTTTCGGCCCCCAGATCCTCTCAAATCAAGGTTACTAGAGAAATTTATTTAG